CGCGAAGGACGCGAGCACGGTGCTGGTGTCCTCCTGCGCCGCGCTCTATGGCGCGCTCTGGCTGGCCGTGTTCGCCGTGGCGAGCGCCCCCTCGGGCTTCGACGCCATGGAGCCGGGCGGCGCGCTGTTCGCGGGCATGACGCTCTGGACGCAGGGGCTCGCCACGGTGCTCGCGCTGGCCGCGACCACGGAGTTCGCGCGCGGGACGCATCCGCGACTGAGCGCGGTGGTCGAGACGGTGGCGCACGCGGTGCTTTCCGCCGGGGCGCTCGCGGGCGCGCTGGGTGCGTTCACCCTGGGCGCCGGGGATGACCTCCAGGTCGCCGCCGCGTCGGCGCTCGCGCCCGTGGTGGCCGCTGGAGTCTTCTTCCTGCTCGAGTCGCGACGTCGGGCCCTGGTCCATCCGGCGGTCATGGCCACGCTGCTGTCGGGCGTGCTGGTGGCGCGCGTCGTGGCGCCCACGGATGCGGGCTGGTGGGTGTTCGGCGGCGCCGTGGCGGCGTCCGGGTTGCTGTTCGCTTCACGCAGGTGCGCGGCGGCGATGCTGAGCATCAAGCTGCTGACATGGAGCCTCGTCGCCACGGTGGCATCGATGCCGCTGGTGGCGCGCTTCGAGGGTGAGAGCACGCCGTGGCCGCGTGTCCTGACGGGGCTGTGCATCGCCCTGGTCGCGCATGTCACGGGCGGCTGGCGCTGGCGCGCGCTGCATTACCTGGGAGGCATCGCCGCGCTCTTCGGCGCGCTGGCCTTCGTCGATGGCACCCCGGGGTTGACGGGTGAATGGAGCCGGCTGGCGGTCTTCGCTCTCCTGGCCACGCTGTACGGCGTCGTGGGTCGCGTGCAGCTCGCGTGGGCGAAGCCGGAAGCTCCGCGCGAGGCGTTGTTGCCGCTGGATGACCTCTCGATGGTGCTGGCCTCGGCGGGCGTGGTGCTGGCCGTCGGCGTCTCGCCGGTGGTCCCCGAACTGCTGTCGGGACTGCCCGGTACGCCGTGGCTCGCGCTGCCCACGGCGTGGGCTTCCGCGTGGTTGCTCCTGCGAGCCCGGCGGGATGAAACCCGGCTGGTCACCATCCTGGCGGCGCTGGGCGTGTCGCTCGTCGTGTCGCAGGTGTTGGGGACCACGTGGGACTTCCAGTCGGCGCGGGCGGCGCTCGTCGCCGCGGCCGTGGCGTTCGGCTTCGCCGTCTTCGCGGCGCTGCGTCCTCGCGTGCTCGTGGTGACCGACGGGACGCCTCCCCTGCGCGGATTCTGGGGTCGGAAGGCGTTCGACCTGGTCCGCCTCCCCATGGGAGCGCGAGGGCTGTCGCTCTACACGGATGGCTTCGCCACGGTGGCGCTGGCCCAGGTCATCATCGCGACCATCACGTTGGCCCACTGGCTGACGCTGCCCTCCGACGCGGAGCGAGCGCTGTGCCTGCTCGCGGGAGGGATGCTCGTCGCGGTGGCGCTGCTGGCCTTCGTGTCGCGCGGGTTCGTGGACTGGCAGTTGCGTGGCACGGTGGTGGCGCTGGCGGCGATGGGTGGCTTCATCGCGCTGACGGCCATCATCAACCGCGCGGGTCGTCCATTGCCTCCGGACCTCGTGGCGATGCGCCACCCGCTCGTGGGAATCGCGCTGTGGGGTATGGCGCTGGCGACGCGGCGCTTCGGGCCGTGGGTGGCGGCGCGGCTGGAGAAGCCCTCTCACGGGCCGCACTACCATCTGGTGCCCCACGCGGGCGTGCTGGCGCTCGTGTTCGTCCTGCTCAAGGGGGCGGTGCTCGTCGGGATGCCGGACCCGTCTCGCGCGCTGGGCATCATCCCCCCGCTGATGGCGCTGGGGGCGGCGATGCTGATGTTGTTGCTCGCGCGCTCGTTCCGCTCGGTGCCGCTGGCGAACGTGGGGCTGTACCTGGGGATTCCGGGCGCGGCGCTCTGGGCGGCACGGCAGTCGCTGCTGGGTCCGTCGCTCGTCTCCCTGTCGCCGCCGAACGAGCAGTGGGTGCGAGCGGGCGCGGAGGGCTATCACTGGCTGCAGGAAGGCGCGTGGCTCGCGCCTGGGGACACGCTGTTCCTGCTGTGGCAGCGCGCGTTCGTGGGCATCGCGGCCGTGGGGCTCGTCTATGCGGCGGCCTCGATTCGAGGACTGCCCGAGGCCTTCCGGCACCTGCTGCATCGTCGCGCGGTCACCACGGTGGTGCTCGTCACGCTGGCGGCGATCTTCCAGCCCGGGCTGATGGCGGCGGGGCTGGTCTTGGCCACGGGCGTGGTGCTGTTCGTCGGCGGGGCACGGACGCAGGGTCGCGGCGTCCTGGGGGTGAGCGTCCTGCTGTTGGTGCACGCCGCGGCGCATCGCGTGCCCATCCTCGATGCGTGGCCGGGTCCGTTGCTGGCGCTGGTGGGGCTGTTGGTGGTGACGGTGGGGCCGTGGGTGGTGGCGCGGCGCGGGATGCCCGAGGGGCCGGCGCGAGTCCGCATCCAGCAGGCGATGATGGTCTATCTCGTGGCTGGCGGGCTGTACGCGCTGGCGGTGAACGGGGACACGTCGCCCACGATGGCGGCGCTCAACCTCCTGGCGGAGGTGCTCATCGGCTTGGGTGGGACGTGGATGGTGTCACCGGCCTTCGCCGTGACGCTCGCGCTGTCCTCGGCGGCGGTGATGGTGGCGGCGTTCCGCTGGAAGGGCGCGTTCGCGTCACTCGTCGCGGCGGTCGCGACGGGGATGATGGGGGCCACGGTGGTGGCCTCGGTGATGACGTTCTTCACCATCCGCGCGAGCCTGTCGGGACCCTGGCTTCGTTATGACGACCTGTTCTCGGTGCATGGCGCGGCGCTCGCGCTCGCGGCCTCGGGAGCGGTGGCGGCGATGCAGGCGGCGCAGCGATGGACACGCACGCGACGGCCGGACATCGCGGGCGGGATGACGTGGGGCCGTGACGGATGGCTGGTGACGAGCGGGCTGATGCTCGCGCTCTTCGCCGTGGTGGGGCAGCCGTCCGACGAGGCGCTGAGGCTGGCCATCGCGGCCATCGGCCTGTCGGTGCTGGTGGCCCTGCACTGCGCCTGGGTGGAGCACACGGGGCGGCACGTGTACTTCGTGCAGCTCGCCGTGGTGGGCGTGTACGCGATGGTGCGGGCGCTGTACGCCTCGGGGCTTCGGGCCGAGCACGACGCGCTCTTCGCGCTGGCGCTGGGCTTCGTGTTGGTGGGCGTGACGGTGATGGCGCGGCGCGCGGGGGTGAAGCCGGTGGAGGCGGCGACGCGCAGGTTCGCGGCGTTGCTGCCTCTGGGTATGGCGATGGTGTTGCCGGGTGAGGCGACGCGGGAGGCGGCGCTGCTCGCGGGAGGCACGGGCCTCTTGTACGCGGCGTTGGGTGCGGTGGAGCGCAGCCGGATGTTCGGCGCGTTCGCGGCGGCGGCGGCCAACCTGGCGCTGCTCATCGCGGCGCTGGCCTTCGGGCTGGAGGGGCTGGAGATCTACCTGGCGCCGCTGGGCCTGTTGCTGCTGATGCTGGGGCAGCTCTTCACGGAGAGCCTGCCGCACGCGGCGCGCAACACGGTGCGAATCCTGGGCGGGCTGCTCCTGTACGTGCCGGCCGCGTCGAAGCTGGCGATGAGCGTGGGCCAGTCGCCGGATGGGACGTATGCGCTCGTCTTCGGCGGCGTGTGCCTGTTGGGCGTGGTGGTGGGCATGGCGCTGCAGATTCGCGCCTACCTGGCGCTGGGCACGCTGTTCCTCACGCTGGACGTGGTGGCGAACCTGCTCGACGCGGGCCTGAGGGACCACCGCATCGGTTTCCTGGTGATGACGCTCGCGGGCCTCACGCTCATCGGCGGCCGCATCCTGACGACGATGAAGCGTCAGGAGTGGGAGCTGCTGGTGCGCAAGGTCCGCGTGGAGCTGCGCGGCTGGGACTGATTCAGACGGCCGCTATCACTCCACGGGCAGCGGCAGTCGCACGGAGAACGTGGTGCCCGCGCCCACGGTGCTCTCCACCGTGAGCCGGCCACCGTGGTTCTCCACGATGCCCTGGCAGATGGACAACCCCAGGCCCGTGCCCTTCCCTTCCGGCTTCGTCGTGAAGAAGGGCTCGAAGATGCGCTGCAGGTGCTTGGGGTCGATACCCGTGCCCGTGTCACGCACCGACACCACCGCCTCCTGACCCTCGCGCCTTGTCGACAGCACCACCGAGCCGCCCGGCGGCATCGCGTGACACGCGTTGGTGATGAGGTTGACGAACACCTGCACCAGGTTCGCCCGCACCGCCGACAGCGGCGGCAGCTCCGAGTACTCCCGGTGCACGCTCACCCGCGCCTGCCCCACCACGTGCTCACAGAAGCCCACCGCCATGTCCACCACGGCGTTGAGCTGCACCCGCTCCGGCCGGTCCTGCGCCGGCCGCGCATAGCTGACCAGGTCCCGCGTGAACCGCAGGATGCGATGGCTGCTCTCCAGAATCTTCCGCAGCTTCTCCTGGTCCGCCGGGTTCGCCCCCGGCGTCGTCCGCGAGCGCTGCAGCAGCGCATCCGCGTACGTGGCCACCGCCGTCATCGGGTTGTTGATTTCATGCACCACGCTGGCCGCGAGCTGCCCAATCGACGCGAGCTTCTCCGCGTGGATGATGCGCTTCTCCAGCTCCTTCACCACCGTGATGTCCTGGCCGATGGCGATGACCCCCTCCACCTCGCCATGGTGCGCCAGCATCGACGACGTGGCGAAGGACACCCGCACCTCGTGGCCCTCGCGCGACAACAGCCGCGTCTCGAAGCTGTTCACCGACTCGCCGCGAATCGCCGACGCGATGACCTGCGACAAGCGCAGGTGCTCGCTCTCCGGCACCAGCCAGAAGATGTCCTTGCCCAGCACGTCTTCCTTCCGGAAGCCCGTGAGCGCGCTCAGCGCCTGGTTGAACACCACCACCTGCTTGTCCCGGTTGGCGACCAGGATGAGCGCGTTCGCCTTCTCCAGCAGGTCCTCCAGGTACTTGCGCACGAACGTCAGCTCGTCGATGAGCTTCGCGTTCTTCACCGCCACCGCCACCTGGCTGGCCAGCTGCAACAGCACCCGCTCGTCGTGCTGGACGTCCGCGTCCAGGCCCTCCGGGTACTCCATGTTGATGGCGCCAAAGAGCTGCCCGCTCGCCACCAGTGGCGCGCTCACGCCATGCGTGCTCCCGACGAAGAGCAGCGGCACCTCGCCCAGCACCGTCACCCGCCCCGGCGGCAGCGCCGCGCGCCCCAGGTTCAGCTTCTCCACCGCGCGCTGCAGCAACACCAGCGGCTCGTGCGCGCCCTCCTTCAGCCGGCCCTCCGCGTAGAGCGACGTCAGCCCGCCCGTGCGCGAGTCCGTGATTCGGATGCAGAACGAGCGGCCCGGGAACAGCTCCTTCACCCCGCGCGCCACCGCCGCCACCAGCTCCTCCTCGCCCCCCGCCTCCGCCACGCTGCGGCCCAAATCCAGCAGCACGCCCTCTGTGCGCGCCTGCTCGAGCAGCGCCCGCTCCGCCACCACCAGCCGGTTGCGCGCCAGCTCCGGGTCGTTCCTTGCCCGCACGGCGACCACGTCACCCCGCCTGGACAGCGTCACCACCGCGCCCGGCTTCCCGGCGAACGGCAGCTCCACGTCGCAGCTCGAGTTGTCCACCGGCACGCCCACCGACGACAGCGTGCGCGCCACGTCCTCCACCGTGACGTGGTGGTCCGCGCAGAAGCGGTGGAAGGCCTCGTTGACCGCCAAGAGCCGCAGCGTCGGGTCACACAGCGCCGCGGGCGCGTCGAGCGCCTCGAAGAACGCCTGGAAGGACTCGGGCCCTGGGCCGCCGGGGATGCGCATGGCGCGGGTCTCAGTCTTCATGGGAGGTCGCCTTGTCCAGGTCGAGAATCTGCTGCTCCCCCATGTAGGCCTTGGTCTCGTAGCGAGTGATCTTCCCAATCTTCCGGACGATCTCCGCCATGCGCTCCGCCTCGCGGTAGATGATGTCCACCGGCTTCCAGGCGAAGTCTTCTTCCTTCAGCTTGCGCTTGAGCAGCTCCGCGTACCCCATGACCGAGGTCAGCGGCTGGTTCAGCTCGTGCGCCGCGGTGCCGGCGAGCGCGACGATGACGGCGCTCTTCTCGCTCTCCTCCAGCCGCGTCTCCGCGTCCGACAGCTTGCGCTCCAGCTTCATCCGGTCGCGCATGTCCGTGAAGATGCCGACGCTGAACGCCTCGCGCCCACCCTCGTACACGATGGACGCCGTCATGTTCACCGGCACCCGCTCCCCGGTGCGGTGCACCAGGTCCTCGCGCGTCAGCGACATGCGGCCCTTGCCGCCATGCTCCGCCCCCCTGAGCGTGGCCATGATCCGCCGCGCCACGCCGGGTGGATAGAGCTGCTCCACGGTGAGGTTCGCCATCGCCTCCTGCGCGGTGTAGCCGCACAGCGCCTCCGCGCCCTTGTTGAAGAGGATGATGCGCCCCTTCAGGTCCGCGGCGATGATGGCGTCCACCGACGAGTCGATGAGCCGCTCCAGGAAGTCCTTCGTCTGGCGCAGCTCGTCCTCCAGCCGCCGCGCGTCGGTGACGTCGCGGAACGACAGGATGGTGGCCGCGTCCTCGTCACGCAGCGGCGCCGCCGACATCGACAGCGTCAGCTTGCGCCCCTTGGCCGTGCACACCTCCACGTCCACGCCCGAGCGCGCCTCGCCGCGCGACGCCGCCGTCACCAGCTCCATCAGCACGCCGTCGTCCACCGGCTGCGTCACCTGATGCAGGTGCCGCCCCCGCGCCTCGGGCGCCGGATAGTCCAGCATCGCCGCGCCGGAGGGGTTGAGCGACAGCACGCTCGCCTTGTCGTCGAGGATGGCCACGCCCTCGCTGACGTGCGCGAAGAAGAGCTGGTAGGGCTTGAAGGACGCCGCCTGCTCCTCGGCCGCCAGGCGCGCCGTCTTCTCCGCCTCCGTCTGCCCACGCACCAGCTGGAGCACCGACGCGTTTCGCAGCGCCACCGCCGTGGCGTGCGCCACCGTGGTGAGGAAGTCGATCTCCCGAGGCGTGAACGTCCGCCGCCGTCCCGCCGCGCGCAGCAGCAGCACGCCCCGCACCTCGCCCCGGATGGGCAGGGGCAGCGCGGCGATGGCGTGGATGCCTCGGGCCGCCACCGCGCGCCGCTCCACGTCGCCGAGCAGCGGATGCGTGGGCGCCTCCTCCATCACCACCGGGCGACCGGTGCGCACCACCTCGCGAATCTCCGGGTAGCGCGACAGCTCGATGCGCAAGTCCTTGAGCGTCGGGTCATCGCTCGCCGCGACGATGACGCCCTCGTCCGCGTTGCGGCCGAGCATCACCAGCGTGGCGCGCGCGATGTCCAGCTTCTCCGCCAGACGCCGGGTGACGCCGTGCAGGAGCGCCTCCACGTCCGACGTCTCGGCGTAGTCCGCCGTCAGCTCCAACAGGAGCGACAAATCCTCCTGACCGCGCTCCTGGGACTCGCGCTCCAGGTGCCGTCCGGCGGCGCGCTGGAGGCGGAAGATGAGCTCGTGCGCGGCCACCGGCACCGTGAGCACGTCCGCGGGGCGCAGCGGCTCGGCGGCGGCGAAGCCCCGCTCGGTGGGCTCCACCAGCGCCACCAGGGTGACGTGCGAGGCGCGCGGTGAGTCGAGCAGGGCCTGGAGGTCCGGGCCACCGCCCAGCGCGGTGAGGTCCACCAGCACCAGGGCGGCGCCCTCCATGCCGTCCACCACGCGCAGGCCTGCGCGCGCGGCGGACGCGGCCAGGAGCTCCCGCGCGGGCGAGGACGGAGGCACCAGCGTGATGCCAAGAGCGAATTCCAACGGAGACGGCACGTGGAGGGTCGGGGCGGTAGGGGGGACGGTGCCCACTCTACACGCCCCGATGCCTCAGGGGCAGTCCGACTCGAATGCCCCCAGGTCGGGGGCCGTGCCACAGAAGGTCAATCCCAACCCCAGACCCGCGTTGCGACCCGCCGAGTTCGCTCCCAGACGGAAGTCCCCGGTGTCGATGTTGACGAAGGCTGGGGTCTTCTCCACCGAGCGTTTGTCCAGCCCCGTGCGCGAGCGCCAGTCCGAAAGCCCCGTGTCCGAGCCATCCACGTTGAACACGGCCGCCCCCGACGCGCGGAAGTACAGGTTGCCGTCCATCACTGCGCCCGAGCGCCCCGAGCCCGCGCGCACATTCACCGCACAGCCCGCGAACACGTTGTTGCGCACGTCCAGGCTGGCGCTCGGCCCGGTGTCGCCGTGGCCGAAGGTGAGGCATGGCCCCGGCATGTTCCACACCGTGTTGTGCTGCACCTTGACGTCGTTGGTGGTGTCCACGCGGATGCCGCCGCCGTCCTCATTGCCGCCCAGGCCGTCGCGGATGAGGTTGCGACGGATGACGATGCGCGCGGGCGGGCCGTTCACCCGGTTGCCGCCGATGTTGATGGCGCGGCCGTTGCCGTAGAGCACGTTGTCCTCGACCGTCACGTCGGACGCGGACAGGTGGATGACGATGCCCTCGCCGCGCGAGGACGACGTGGCCTTGTGGCCCCAGATGATGTTGTTGCGCAGGGTGACGCGGGTGCACGTCTTCACGTCCACGCCGTTCTCCCGGTTCTCGTGCAGTTCGTTGTCCTCCACGAGCAGGTTGTCGAACGGGGTGCCGGACACGGTGGCGCCGCCCTCGGGGCCGATGCACTGCACCGCGTCGCCGGAGTTGTGGTGGATGTCATTGCCGCGCACCACGACGTTCTTGGACGTCGTCTGGACGATGACGCCGTGGCTGTCGCTGCTGCCCCGGCTGAAGTTCGAGATGGTGTTGCCCTCGATGAGGATGTCGTGGGCCTTCTCCGACACGTTGAGCCCCGCGCCCGCGGTGCCGTTCTTCGCCACGCAGTCGCGCAGCACGCCGTGGTGCGCGGCGGTGCCCCGCCACAGCACGGCGAAGGTGGAGCTGCCCGCCGCATCCAGCGTGAGGCCCTCGACGTTCCAGTACGCGCCTCGCACATCCACCAGCGCGGATTCACCGCTGGGCTTCACCACGGGCGCGTGGCCCGGCGCCGCCTTCACGGTGAGCCGCTTCGCCTCCGAGCCTCCTCGCTCCTCCAGCTTGAGGCGCTCGGCGTAGTTGCCCGTCTTCAGATAGATGGCCTCGCCCGGCGCGATGAGCGTCAGGGCGCGCGTCACGGTGCGCAGGGGCGCGGTCTCCGTGCCGGACGCGCTGTCGCTGCCCGAGGGCGCCACCCAGAGGATGCGTGTGTAGCTGGGCTTCGGCGGCTCGGGGGGCGGCTGCGGCTGGGGCTCCGGCGTGGGCTCTTGGGGTGTGGGGGTGGGTTCGGAGGGCTCCTCGGGGTCGGGCGAGGAGGGTTCGGGGGTGGGGTTCGTCGGCGTCGTGGGAGTGGTGGGCGCGGGTGGGTTCCCGGTGCCCGGCGAGGGTGTGCCGTCCGGAGACGGCCTCGAGCCCGTGTTCTGCGTCAGCTCGCTCTTGCCGTTGCAGGCGAGGAGGGCAAGCAGGGCCACGGAGCAGCAAGCCGTCATCAGCGGTAAGCGTTGGCGCATCCGGTCGGACTCCTTGTGTGGGTCGCGGCGTGTGGGGCGCTCGCGGGGACGGCCGCCAATCGGGGCTCGCGCCCTGTTCATTCCCCGATGCAACGGCAAGCCAGGCTCGCCAGGCCGGAGGGGAAGAAGGCGAGAAACGCGATTCCAGGCGGTTGCGTGGAGCACGAAGAAGCCGTGCTGATGTTCGGACGGCTTCGGATTCGCCTCACTATTTCTTGAGGTATGCGGATGAAGGCGGATCCATTCCCGAGGCGGGAACGTGGACTTCACTCTGGGCGAAGCCCGCTCCGGGCGGGAGCGTGCGAGCGGGGGCGCGTCGTGAAGCCGGCCCTGACGAGCCGTGGAGTGGAGGAGGGGCGGGCCTTTCCCCGTGCGCGAGCCGGTGGGCCGTGCCATCTAGCGCGCGGGCAACGCATCCGAAGGAGACGTCATGAACGTGTTGGTTACGGGAGCCACGGCCGGGTTCGGCCTGGC
The Myxococcus fulvus DNA segment above includes these coding regions:
- a CDS encoding ATP-binding protein, which produces MRIPGGPGPESFQAFFEALDAPAALCDPTLRLLAVNEAFHRFCADHHVTVEDVARTLSSVGVPVDNSSCDVELPFAGKPGAVVTLSRRGDVVAVRARNDPELARNRLVVAERALLEQARTEGVLLDLGRSVAEAGGEEELVAAVARGVKELFPGRSFCIRITDSRTGGLTSLYAEGRLKEGAHEPLVLLQRAVEKLNLGRAALPPGRVTVLGEVPLLFVGSTHGVSAPLVASGQLFGAINMEYPEGLDADVQHDERVLLQLASQVAVAVKNAKLIDELTFVRKYLEDLLEKANALILVANRDKQVVVFNQALSALTGFRKEDVLGKDIFWLVPESEHLRLSQVIASAIRGESVNSFETRLLSREGHEVRVSFATSSMLAHHGEVEGVIAIGQDITVVKELEKRIIHAEKLASIGQLAASVVHEINNPMTAVATYADALLQRSRTTPGANPADQEKLRKILESSHRILRFTRDLVSYARPAQDRPERVQLNAVVDMAVGFCEHVVGQARVSVHREYSELPPLSAVRANLVQVFVNLITNACHAMPPGGSVVLSTRREGQEAVVSVRDTGTGIDPKHLQRIFEPFFTTKPEGKGTGLGLSICQGIVENHGGRLTVESTVGAGTTFSVRLPLPVE
- a CDS encoding PAS domain S-box protein; its protein translation is MEGAALVLVDLTALGGGPDLQALLDSPRASHVTLVALVEPTERGFAAAEPLRPADVLTVPVAAHELIFRLQRAAGRHLERESQERGQEDLSLLLELTADYAETSDVEALLHGVTRRLAEKLDIARATLVMLGRNADEGVIVAASDDPTLKDLRIELSRYPEIREVVRTGRPVVMEEAPTHPLLGDVERRAVAARGIHAIAALPLPIRGEVRGVLLLRAAGRRRTFTPREIDFLTTVAHATAVALRNASVLQLVRGQTEAEKTARLAAEEQAASFKPYQLFFAHVSEGVAILDDKASVLSLNPSGAAMLDYPAPEARGRHLHQVTQPVDDGVLMELVTAASRGEARSGVDVEVCTAKGRKLTLSMSAAPLRDEDAATILSFRDVTDARRLEDELRQTKDFLERLIDSSVDAIIAADLKGRIILFNKGAEALCGYTAQEAMANLTVEQLYPPGVARRIMATLRGAEHGGKGRMSLTREDLVHRTGERVPVNMTASIVYEGGREAFSVGIFTDMRDRMKLERKLSDAETRLEESEKSAVIVALAGTAAHELNQPLTSVMGYAELLKRKLKEEDFAWKPVDIIYREAERMAEIVRKIGKITRYETKAYMGEQQILDLDKATSHED
- a CDS encoding right-handed parallel beta-helix repeat-containing protein, encoding MRQRLPLMTACCSVALLALLACNGKSELTQNTGSRPSPDGTPSPGTGNPPAPTTPTTPTNPTPEPSSPDPEEPSEPTPTPQEPTPEPQPQPPPEPPKPSYTRILWVAPSGSDSASGTETAPLRTVTRALTLIAPGEAIYLKTGNYAERLKLEERGGSEAKRLTVKAAPGHAPVVKPSGESALVDVRGAYWNVEGLTLDAAGSSTFAVLWRGTAAHHGVLRDCVAKNGTAGAGLNVSEKAHDILIEGNTISNFSRGSSDSHGVIVQTTSKNVVVRGNDIHHNSGDAVQCIGPEGGATVSGTPFDNLLVEDNELHENRENGVDVKTCTRVTLRNNIIWGHKATSSSRGEGIVIHLSASDVTVEDNVLYGNGRAINIGGNRVNGPPARIVIRRNLIRDGLGGNEDGGGIRVDTTNDVKVQHNTVWNMPGPCLTFGHGDTGPSASLDVRNNVFAGCAVNVRAGSGRSGAVMDGNLYFRASGAAVFNVDGSDTGLSDWRSRTGLDKRSVEKTPAFVNIDTGDFRLGANSAGRNAGLGLGLTFCGTAPDLGAFESDCP